A segment of the Carya illinoinensis cultivar Pawnee chromosome 1, C.illinoinensisPawnee_v1, whole genome shotgun sequence genome:
TTCAAAGGGCTCTAATTGTACcagtccttttagagtatacCCAAATGTGGCCTGGGCCTTCTTTAGGACATTACAAAATAGTATTAAAGTCAATCTCAATGGGAAATGTGGGATTCTAGCTGTGCCACCTATATGATGGAATGGTTCAACGAGGatgttgagaatttatgatAGGAGATTGTAATACCCCATATTGAGGAGTATCGGTGGTGAATTAAGGAGTATAGGTGGTGAATAAGATTCAACTTTGCTTGGGAGAGAGAAGTCCTTGCTTTTTATAATGCATCCAAGGGGCTTCAATTGTACCAATGACTAATCCTTCAAGTACAGGCCCATATGTACACTTGCTTGCGTTAAAAACTCTTGCCTGGAAACGTTCTCACATAGGCTCAGAAATTCATTTCAATCGTTCGATGAAATGAACCATTGGAAGCTAAAGCTCATTAATGCGTGCACCAAGTAAGCAATCACACATAGGCTCATAAATAACAGTTAGGCTCTGAGATTGTGCATTCTTGCCTTCCAACATGGTATGCCTTAACCGAGTACATTAGGCATATGGTTGCTGATGGCATGGAGCATCGAGATGGTTGCATGTTTTTCTTTATGCTCCTTATTTACCCCATATGAGTTTCTGTAGACAtggttatcaaaaaaagaaaaacaaaagcagCCACAAagtgtccatatatatatattttggttaTTGAAACCAAGTCCCAACTAATGAGCAAGAGGTCGCTATCGTCAGAACTATATTTGTGTGACTGCCTCTAATGAACAAGAGGTTGCAATAGTCAGAACTGTATACGTGATGGTAGCAGAATTAGTTCAAGTCAATCACTTCCTACCCATCTATTGGAGGTGGAAATTTGATTGTCCGAAAAAATGTGCCTATAGAAATTCAGCTTAGACTTATCGATGGTACAGTACTCTATGCTATGAACTTGGTTATTCTGGACTATGAATACCCTATCTGACAATTGAAACGCCACATAACTATTATGTAATGAGAACAGTTGAGCAAGATCTTGCCTTCGTGCAGTGGATTAAAAGTTAGCTATGAGtcttttgtttgctgttgtaaAATCATTTACCATGATGTGTTTGATTTTTCCCATGAGAATTCATAATTGACAGGCAGAATATAGACTTTGTATTTGTTTAACACTCATAATTGACGGGCAGAACACTCTTGAGTTCTAACTTTGGTATGATGGGAGCAGGTGTGTATTCTGGGCTTTGTTTGGTGCAATATATCTTTGTTTCGGTATGCCAGAAGTATATCGGGTTCTTTTTGAAGTGTTTGGCATGGACCCAGAAGCTGAGGACTGCCAACCAAAATTACGAAGACAACTTGAAGATGTAGATTATGTCTCTGTTGAATTTGAAGGCAAAAAGCTCAGCTGGCAGGATGTTGCAGCCTATAAAGTAAGCTCTATTCCTTATCAAAAATAAAGTAAGCTCTATTCTGTTTCTGTATTATTTCTCATTCTGTTTCTGTATTATTTCTCCACCAAATGTAAACACGGAGTCTAATCTTGTGCATGTTATAGGCACACCCAAGCTTGACATATGTGGACTATTGACTAGATGTTTTAGACTGGACAAGTTTCTAGATTTGGTCGCTttgaatttgatttttgaattATAAAAGGAAAGTAATTTTGTAGTCTAATTATGTTAATCAATATTTAAGTGAGTAGGTGGTCTTCAGTATATTTGGTTGCTGAATACAATATGAATGTTGAAACTCTAATCACGTTGGAAGGAATCccacataatttttctttttaacctcTTCACAGCCTCCAGAAGATGCTCTTTTTGCACACCCAAGGCTCTTCAGGGCTTGCGTTCCACCAGGCATGCATCGGTTCAGAGGCAATATATGGGATTTTGAGAGCAGACCCCAAGTTATGCAAACACTGGGATACCCCTTAGCAATGAAAGATCGAATTCCAGATATCACTGAAGCCAGGAACATTGAACTTGGACTTGGGTTGCAGGTAGTTCTTTTGCTGCCTCTTATTTCACTTTTCCTCATCCTTCCTAAACACATGCGTCTATTACCCATTGATTGTAGCATGTTgtttttttaatgcatttatGATGAAGTTTCGAAgaggtttagggaaaaattaTATAAGCAACTGTGCTTGTAGATAAAGTTGACTTGCCTGATATCCTTTACAATTGTTTTCTTGTTCTATGATTAGTGCCATACAATTGATGCACAGGTAAAGTTCAATGGTGTACACTTGGTGTGCCATTTTATCAACCATTTCTCAACACCTTAAACTCCCAATCATCACGATTCGTATATGGTTCAGAACTTCTACTTGGtattttttgatatatatatatatgaagtcaattcaatttaattttctaatacctgctttaaattatatatggttaattGTCCGACATTTGTGAAATTTTACTTAGCTACTGTATCCCTGATGTACTGTTAATTTGTCATTGAAATACAGCTTTGTTTTCTACATCCATCAAAGCACAAGTTTGAGCATCCACGCTTTTGCTACGAGCGATTAGAATATGTTGGGCAGAAGATCCAGGTAATAAATGTTTTTGCAATGCAATCCTCATGATAGTTACCAATGCATTATCGCTCGGTTTAAAAGCACAACCCAGACTTTGCTTTACCCTTATAGAATGTGGAGGAAAGGAGACATCTTGATATTTGTGGCTTTGTCTGGTTTAGGATCTTGTGATGGCTGAGAAATTGTTGATGAAGCATATAGATGCCCCTGGTCTGTGGCTACAGGAGAGGCACCGGCGGCTTCTTATGAACAAGTTCTGTGGGAGGTATTTGAGGGACAAGCATCTCCATAGCTTTATCATTTATTCTGAGCAGGTTCAAGATGCATACGAGCACAATCGAAGACTAAGGAACCCAGCTACTACTGCTGTTCAACAAGCCCTTCATGGGCTAGCATACACTGTTTACGGGAAGCCCGATGTAAGACGCCTCATGTTTGAGGTTTTTGATTTTGAGCAAGTCCAACCTAAAGCCGTGTGAAGATGTAAGGGCACAAATATGAATCCAGGGTAACATAAGATGAAAGCATTTGCATTCTCTACAGACTTGACCCTTTTTAACAAATGAGGTATACTTCCATCCACCATCTGCTTGTAGATCCAGTTCGAGTTTGTCTTAACAGGGCTTATGTAATGTAGATTTTTAAGtaatgttggttggttatttcaAACTCCATCAAATGCTTTGAACTCAAGTGCCATAAAAGCTTTGGGTTCTAAAAAATTTCTTCTTCGCGTGggcattttttttgtttcctgaCAAATCTGGACCCCAAGACTGATTGCTAGATATGGAAGGCGTGTGTAAAGAAAGGAACATACCACCCAAGCTTCAGGACCAGCGTGAAAAGCTTCTTCAAGCCCAATTTGTGAGGATAAAGGCTCTATATCTTTCTTGTGCTCGTCGTCTGAAAAAGATAGGCGAAAGCGCCCGAATGgttgttatgttttgtttggacGTTGTTATTATAGAAGAATAGCCAGCATTTTTATGGGTTAGGTATTACCGTGAACGCCACCGAAGGGTTGACAATTGATTTTAATATCATAGCAGCTGGACGTGAAAAGAGTTGTTCTCTTAACATATCCATCACCGATCAAACATAAAAGTTGACAAGACTCCAAACATAAAAGTTGACAAAACTCCAATTCCTTTCCGATGCCgaaaattatctttttaaacttatttttcttttacttatatattcttcttttaaaaaatattgttataccttataaatttatcatttttgtccCATTATTGACGGGTAGtgattgaaatataaatttattttaaatgcatTACATCaacattattactattttaagactaataataataaatatttaagacgaaagaaacattattatttttttgttgattttttttttattatctctaGCTTGTAGGATAAAATCGCTTAAAATCTAATTGGGatctagaaaaataaagtaTAATTTATTGTTATCCATCTAAattttgcaaaaaaataaaaacaaaaaaaaactgtaaagagtttttctattcattattatcacacattatatttattttttatttttattttaaattaattgaatttttttatttgtcgtTAATACATCATTTATTTCAGTGTGATATATGATGTACGAAAATAATGATTCGAAAAATCTATACGAAGGGAATCTAATATATATGAGTTGCCAACGTCAGCAGATTCTCAACACCAATAATAAATTCGATTCATCCAGATAATTTCATGCCCTTGCTATCGTGCAACGTGTAAGTAGTGATGGGCTTCTGTCGCGGCTCATGAGAGATGCAGCACTTTTAGCCCTTCCCCGCCTCCACCTAGTCTGCACCCTCCTTTCCTTGGTTTCCCCGGTTGCGCAGTCCCCTATCCTGCGCAACCCCTCTTTTCCAAACCCTACCCACGACGCGATAGCTATCACCTCCTCCTCCAGCAACGGCAGCAATAAGGTCGATACGACCAACCTCATCGAGATCTCGTCTTCTCGCGCCCGAGGAGCCATGTCGTCCAAAGCCCGTGTTTACGCTGAAGTCAATGTCGTGCGGCCCAAAGAGTACTGGGATTACGAGTCTCTCACTGTTCAATGGGGGTATAAAATTTCGGAATCCCCAATATGAAACCCTTTTTTTCCTCctgattttgtttatttattggcCCTCTTGTTTGGTTGGTTAGAAAATTTTGTAATGAGGATTACAGAAAAGATTAAGATTTTAAATCATAGGCTTTATGTCTTAATAACCTGAGcttctaatttttaaaaataggtAGTAAAGATCCTTTTCTGTTTTTGCTATTTTTCATAACTACCAAACAGAGCGTAAGATTTTTAGTTTATTATGTATCTTCTTCGATTAATTAGCATCTAGAGGTGAGGTGTTATGATCGTTAGCCTAGCTCGGTTATATCTTCTGCCCtatatgaaataagatgagaaaagCCTTGATGTGATCACATCAAGGCGGCACTTGAATTGCTGTAGTTAcaggtattttttttaaaattttccaactGCGGAAGTTCTATCTGTCGGGCTGGGGTTGGTATAtgtgaaataagatgagaaaacCCTGATGTGATCACATTGAGTGTGAAGTGAATGGATTCAATTGATTAATTCttggtttcggattggggttggTATATAGAGAATATTTGACGTGATTTGGTTTGAGAAGGGAATGATTAATGTTGTTCATGTAATGCTGAAGTATCTTTACTTTTTCGTTGTTAatgcattttttctttctttcgtggTTATGTTAGTGATCCTTTGAATTTCTGAGAAAATTCTGTGTCTTCTTTTCAGTGATCAAGATGATTATGAGGTTGTGCGGAAAGTTGGAAGGGGGAAATACAGTGAAGTTTTTGAGGGCTTAAATGTCAACAGCAATGAGCGGTGCGTAATCAAGATACTCAAGCCTGTCAAGAAAAAGAAggtgaattttaattgtgaactCTATCTTTCAGGACAGTTAGCATGTCAGCAGAGTTGGTTTGTTTCTAAAGTACTACATTTTACATGATTTGGcgctttgtttgaattttttatcatGTTGTATTTATCATAATCCAACTTTGCCAATGTGAGTGGAAACATAGTGTTAACAAATGCGTGAGCTGTAGAGGATCATCTATGGATTGATTTagatattgtaaaaaaaaaaaaagaaaaagaaagatattgTACACTTTTGCTTGCTCTTGTTTGCCATTCATGTGGTTTTTCTCTGTAAATGTAGGCAGATAACAATTAAGGATCAACCATGATGTGCCTATGTTCCCTTTTGCAGATaaagagagagataaaaattcttCAGAACCTTTGTGGGGGCCCAAATGTTGTCAAGCTTCTAGATATTGTCAGAGATCAGCACTCAAAAACTCCTAGCTTGATATTTGAGTATGTGAACAGTACAGATTTCAAAGTTCTTTACCCCACATTGACTGATTATGACATACGCTACTACATATATGAGCTTCTCAAGGTAATTTATGTGCTCACACTTTCTTCCTTCGACACAGTTGCTCATTTATGAATCTTGCTGGTAAATCTATTGCTTACTTGAGATGCTGCAATATTTTTTATGGGAAAAGAAATAAGACTATAGAAGGTTAACAGCTTTGTGGGAGGGAGAGGAATCACGTTCATTAAATTTACAATCAGGAGTGCTGATTGTTCAAACTTGCATTTTCCAGCTCCCTTCTTGAGTTTTGTTGCTTAATTTGGGAAAATTGGGATTTAACATCTCTTGAGAGGACATAATTGACAGGATCTTGGTAATGTTCCCTTATTTCATCTGTGTGAAGTCATTATGtggctagttttttttttcggtgGGGGAAATTTGGTCTAACACCCCCCCTGCTATGCGATACATAGGTCTAGcaattttgtttagaaataacCCCCGATGATGATTTGATTAGAAAGAGAaccttttgttatttttctg
Coding sequences within it:
- the LOC122304658 gene encoding ribonuclease III domain-containing protein RNC1, chloroplastic, which produces MELSSSFVHLHTCNNCSSSSSFFPFPIQTHRNSTNPTRRIHRIYAVAVDPQKELPKNSPQRLLKELAERKRATSPKKKFPPKRFILRPPLDDQRLAQRFLNSPQMSLKSFPLLSSCLPSSRLNFADKTWMEEYLLEAKQALGYPLEASDERFGDDNPAKQFDTLLYLAFQHPACERTKARHVRSGHSRLLFLGQYVLELAFAEYFLQRYPRESPAPMRERVFGLIGKRNLPKWIKAASLQNLVFPYDDMDKLKRREREPPAKCVFWALFGAIYLCFGMPEVYRVLFEVFGMDPEAEDCQPKLRRQLEDVDYVSVEFEGKKLSWQDVAAYKPPEDALFAHPRLFRACVPPGMHRFRGNIWDFESRPQVMQTLGYPLAMKDRIPDITEARNIELGLGLQLCFLHPSKHKFEHPRFCYERLEYVGQKIQDLVMAEKLLMKHIDAPGLWLQERHRRLLMNKFCGRYLRDKHLHSFIIYSEQVQDAYEHNRRLRNPATTAVQQALHGLAYTVYGKPDVRRLMFEVFDFEQVQPKAV
- the LOC122304668 gene encoding casein kinase II subunit alpha-2-like, producing the protein MRDAALLALPRLHLVCTLLSLVSPVAQSPILRNPSFPNPTHDAIAITSSSSNGSNKVDTTNLIEISSSRARGAMSSKARVYAEVNVVRPKEYWDYESLTVQWGDQDDYEVVRKVGRGKYSEVFEGLNVNSNERCVIKILKPVKKKKIKREIKILQNLCGGPNVVKLLDIVRDQHSKTPSLIFEYVNSTDFKVLYPTLTDYDIRYYIYELLKALDYCHSQGIMHRDVKPHNVMIDHELRKLRLIDWGLAEFYHPGKEYNVRVASRYFKGPELLVDLQDYDYSLDMWSLGCMFGGMIFRKEPFFYGHDNHDQLVKIAKVLGTDELNAYLNKYHLELDPQLDALVGRHSRKPWTKFINADNQHLVSPEAIDFLDKLLRYDHQDRLTAREAMAHPYFSQVRAAESSRMRTQ